A region of the Candidatus Methylomirabilota bacterium genome:
ATCGGCCCCATCCACTGCGCGTCGCGCCGGGCGAGATAGTCATTGACGGTGACGATGTGGGTGCCGAGGCCGGGGAGCGCGTTCAGATAGGCGGGCAGAGTCGCCACGAGGGTCTTGCCCTCACCGGTGGCCATCTCGGCGATCGTCCCCTCATGCAGGACCATGCCGCCCATGAGCTGCACGTCGAAGTGCCGCATGCGCACGGTGCGGCGGGCCGCCTCCCGGCACACCGCAAAGGCCTCCTCAAGGAGGTCGTCGAGCTCGGCCCCGTCGGTGAGCCGCGTGCGGAGCTCGTCGGTTTTGGCCCGTAGCGCCGCGTCGTCGAGCGCCTGCATCGTGGGCTCGAGCGCGTTGATCGCGTCGACGGCGGGGCGCATGCGCTTGGCGTCGCGCTCGTGCTTGGTGCCGAAGACCGCGCGGAAGACCGAACTCAGCATGTCAATCGCTATCTTACACTATCCCTCGCGCCGCCCTTCGCGACGCGCCTCTCGGAGCATTTCCCGCGCGGCCCGGCGGGTCGTCTCGGTGACACGCTCGCCGCCGAGCATGCGGGCCAGCTCCTCCACGCGGGCGGCGCCGTCGAGCGTGGTCACCGTGGTCCGCGTGGCGGTACGGCTCGCCGTCTTCTCCACCCGAAGATGGTGGTCGGCGTAGACCGCGATGGGCGCCAGATGCGTGACGCAGAGCACCTGCCGCCCCGCGGCGATCTGGCCGAGCTTCTGTCCCACCACCTCGGCCACCCGTCCCCCGATGCCGGCGTCCACCTCGTCGAACACCATGGTGGGTACCTCGCCCGCCACGGAGAGCACCGCGCGTATCGCCAGCATGGTGCGGGAGAGCTCGCCGCCCGACACTACCTTGGCGAGCGGGCGCGGATCCTCGCCGGGATTCGCCGAGAACAGCATCTCGGCATGGTCGATTCCGCGCCGCCCCACCCGCCAGCGGGCGGGCCCGGCCGCCAGATCGCCGTCCGCCGCCGGATCCCGGCGAAGCCCGATGCGGAAGCGCGCTTGTTCCATGCCGAGCCCGCGTAGCTCCTTCTGAACCTGTCGCTCGAGGCGCCCCGCGGCGGCGGCGCGCGACTCTGCCAGCTCGAGGGCGGCCTGCCCCGCCGCCTCGGCGGTCCGGGCCACACGCCCCTCGAGCTCCGCCACCACCTCGTCGTGGCGCTCGAGCCGGTCGAGCGAGGCCGCGATCTGCGCACGGTAGACGCCCACCGCCTCCGCGGTCTCGCCGTACTTCCGCTTGAGGCGACTGATGGCGTCCAGGCGCTCGTCGATCTCGGCGAGGCGCCCGGGATCGAAGGGGGCCCGGTCCCGCAGGGCGCGGGCTCGGCCTATGGCGTCCTCCAGATAGGCCTCGGCCTCGCCCAGGGCCGCCGCAGGGGCACCGAGCTCCGGATCATAGCCGGCCAGCTCTCGGAGCAGTGCGCCCGCACGCTGGAGCCGCGCGGCGGCCGAGCGCTCGTCGTCGTAGAGCAACGCGGTAACTTCGGCGAGTCCGGCGGCAATTCGCTCCGCGTGCTGCAGGCGGCGGCGCTCGACGCGCAGCTCGTCCTCCTCGCCCTCCCGAAGCCGGACGGCGTCGATCTCCGAGAGCTGGAACCTGAGGAGATCCTCCTGACGCTTGCCCTCTCGCGCTTCCTCGGCGATGCGCCGGAGCTCGCCCCTCGCGCCTTCCCACTCCGCCACCCGCCCGGCCACCCGTTCCCGCGCCTCCTCCGTGCCCGCATAACGGTCGAGGAGGTCGAGCTGGCGGCCTGCCTCCATCAGGCGCTGATGCTCATGCTGACCGTGGAGCTCGACCAGCGCTTCGCCGAGCCGCTCGAGAAGCGCGACCGTCGCCGGTGAGTCGTTCACGAAGACCCGATGGCGGCCGGCGCGCGAGATCTCGCGCTTGATGACGAGCATCCCGTCCGGAGCGGTGTGCCCCGCCTCCTCCAGCAGCACCGCCGCGGCGCCCTCGGGCTCGAGGTCGAACACCGCCTCGATGGTCGCGCTGTCGGCGCCGGTGCGGATGAGGTCGGGCTGGGCGCGCGCGCCCATGAGGAGGAGGATTGCGTCGACCACGATGGACTTCCCCGCCCCCGTCTCGCCGGTGACGGCGTTGAGGCCTGGGCCGAGAGAGACGGTCACCGCTTCGATGACCGCGAGGTTCTTGAGGCGCAGCTCGCTCAGCATGCTCGGAGGTTGCCGGCCGTTTGCTGGCATCCTACGGCCGACGAAGACGATGCCGCCAGTCGTATCCGGCCGGAGACGCCCCGCGCCCGGCCTACCGCTCGCCCCACTTGAGCTTGGTCCGCAGCACCGAGAAGAAATGCTTCTGCGGAACGCGGAGGAGGCGAATGCGGGCCGCGGCCTGGCGGATCTCGACGCGATCGCCGCGCTTGAGATGGAACCCCACCTGGCCGTCCATCGTGAGCATCACATCCTGGTCCGACTGCAGCGTCACGTCGATGGGCTGGCCGCCCGGCAGCACGATGGGCCGGTTGGTGAGTGTGTGCGAGCAGATGGGCGTGAGCACGATCGCGTCCATGGTGGGGAACACGATGGGCCCACCGGCCGAGAGACAGTAGGCGGTGGACCCGGTCGGGGTCGAGACGATGAGCCCGTCGGCGCGGTAGGCGGTGGCGAACTGTCCCTGCACCGAGACGTCGAGGTTGATGATCCGGCTCATCGCGGACTTGGTGATGACTACGTCGTTGAGCGCGACGTACTCGCTCAGCCGCTCCCCCTGGCGGGTGACGCGGGCGGCGAGCATCATCCGCTCCTCCACAAGTAGCTCGCCGCGGAGCATGGCCTCCAGGGCCGGGAACAGCTCGTCGACGGTCAGCGCGGTGAGAAAGCCCAGGCCGCCCAGGTTGACCCCGAGGATGGGCACGTTGAGGTCGCCGACCAGCCTCGCCATCGACAGGAGAGTGCCGTCTCCCCCGAGCACGAGCAGCACGTCCACCTGGGCCGGCAGCTCCGGCTTGGCCGCCGCGGGCGCGCTGGCGGTAGGCACCAACCCCGCCGTCTCCTTCTCCAACACGGGAGAAAGCTGACGCTCCGCGCACCATTCGAGGATGCGCGGCAGGGCGGTTCGCGCCTCCTCGCGATCGGTCTTGGCCACGATGCCGATGCGCTTCATGCGTCCGCGCCGCTCCGGCGAGTCTCGGCCTCGATGCGCGCGTCCAGATCGCTCACGCTCTCTCCTTGCACGAGGTGAAGGAAGAATTCGCGATTGCCCGCGGGGCCGCGGAGGGGCGAGCGGGTGACACCCCGCGTGCCCCAGCCCGCGCGGGCCGAGAAGGCGGCGACGCGCTCGAGCACGCGGCGGTGTTGGGCCGGATCGCGCACCACGCCACCCTTGCCGACCTGCCCCTTGCCGACTTCGAACTGGGGCTTGACCAGCGCCACCGCCTCGCCACCCACCGCGAGCACGCCGAAGACGGCGGGCAGTACCTTCTCCAGCGAGATGAAGGAAACGTCCACCGTCGTGAGGGTGGGCGGCTGGGGGAAATCCGCCGGCGCGAGGCTCCGCGCGTTGATCCGATCGCGGACCTCCACGCGCGGGTCGGCGCGGAGACTCGCATCGAGCTGGTGGCTGCCCACGTCCAGCGCGATCACGCGCGCCGCCCCGGCCTCGAGCAGGCAGTCGGTGAAGCCGCCGGTGGAGGCGCCCGCGTCCAGGCACACCCGCCCGCGCACATCGATACCGAAGACGGTGAGCGCGTGGGCCAGCTTGTGCCCCCCGCGGCTCACATAGCGCGCGGGCGCCAGCACCTCGATGCGGCTGCTCTCGGTGACGAGCGCGCCGGCCTTGTCTGCCCGGCGGCCGTCCACCAGCACCCCACCGGCCAGGATCAGGCGCGCGGCCTTCTCGCGCGTGGGCGCGAGGCCGCGCGCCGCGAGCGCAGCGTCCAGGCGCGTCTTGGAGCGCCGGCCGGTGACCGTGCTCATGACCGCGTTCCGCTGCGCGCCGCTCATGCGGGCTCCCGGCGCCAGCCCGTGATCCGATCGCGGAACTCCTCGGCCAGGGCGCGGGCCCGCTCGCGGTCGGGCGCTTCCGCGACCACGTGGAAGCAGGCCCGGTCCGCGTCCGGGATCGCGGCGACCCACTCGTCCCCGCGCCGTACGCGCACGCCCTCGATGAGCTCGACGTCCTCGCCCTTGGTGGCCTCCATGAGGCGCCGCATGACCGTGCCCTTGCGTTCGTTGGGGCACGGCACCTCGAGCCGGACGATATGGCTTTCGGGCACGGCCCGCGTGAGCTGGTGCAGGCGC
Encoded here:
- the recN gene encoding DNA repair protein RecN — its product is MLSELRLKNLAVIEAVTVSLGPGLNAVTGETGAGKSIVVDAILLLMGARAQPDLIRTGADSATIEAVFDLEPEGAAAVLLEEAGHTAPDGMLVIKREISRAGRHRVFVNDSPATVALLERLGEALVELHGQHEHQRLMEAGRQLDLLDRYAGTEEARERVAGRVAEWEGARGELRRIAEEAREGKRQEDLLRFQLSEIDAVRLREGEEDELRVERRRLQHAERIAAGLAEVTALLYDDERSAAARLQRAGALLRELAGYDPELGAPAAALGEAEAYLEDAIGRARALRDRAPFDPGRLAEIDERLDAISRLKRKYGETAEAVGVYRAQIAASLDRLERHDEVVAELEGRVARTAEAAGQAALELAESRAAAAGRLERQVQKELRGLGMEQARFRIGLRRDPAADGDLAAGPARWRVGRRGIDHAEMLFSANPGEDPRPLAKVVSGGELSRTMLAIRAVLSVAGEVPTMVFDEVDAGIGGRVAEVVGQKLGQIAAGRQVLCVTHLAPIAVYADHHLRVEKTASRTATRTTVTTLDGAARVEELARMLGGERVTETTRRAAREMLREARREGRREG
- a CDS encoding TlyA family RNA methyltransferase; translation: MSGAQRNAVMSTVTGRRSKTRLDAALAARGLAPTREKAARLILAGGVLVDGRRADKAGALVTESSRIEVLAPARYVSRGGHKLAHALTVFGIDVRGRVCLDAGASTGGFTDCLLEAGAARVIALDVGSHQLDASLRADPRVEVRDRINARSLAPADFPQPPTLTTVDVSFISLEKVLPAVFGVLAVGGEAVALVKPQFEVGKGQVGKGGVVRDPAQHRRVLERVAAFSARAGWGTRGVTRSPLRGPAGNREFFLHLVQGESVSDLDARIEAETRRSGADA
- a CDS encoding NAD(+)/NADH kinase produces the protein MKRIGIVAKTDREEARTALPRILEWCAERQLSPVLEKETAGLVPTASAPAAAKPELPAQVDVLLVLGGDGTLLSMARLVGDLNVPILGVNLGGLGFLTALTVDELFPALEAMLRGELLVEERMMLAARVTRQGERLSEYVALNDVVITKSAMSRIINLDVSVQGQFATAYRADGLIVSTPTGSTAYCLSAGGPIVFPTMDAIVLTPICSHTLTNRPIVLPGGQPIDVTLQSDQDVMLTMDGQVGFHLKRGDRVEIRQAAARIRLLRVPQKHFFSVLRTKLKWGER